One window of the Pseudochaenichthys georgianus chromosome 21, fPseGeo1.2, whole genome shotgun sequence genome contains the following:
- the creg2 gene encoding protein CREG2, producing MRVPYFPLVVLASVLCLSHSYTLRSSVSWVVSSNDVVEEADLSEEEVAPALLVDGAGLWKQAYPASNVLGDGVESPRELAEPETDNVAQLSSSRLFSYRLEKVQQAGSSSGPPPHQETARTARYIAHNSDWGHLATISTQEKIKGLPFGNIFSVSDGPADNGTGVVYFYVTPKDNTVSDLRSNPFAALTFSEAEGEFCRQMVYDPEDPRCARLTLTGKMVDVAPEELVFAKEAMFSRHPVMAKWPVGHNWFFMKLELIQVWLQDWVGGISLIPLEDYFKATPF from the exons ATGAGGGTCCCTTACTTTCCCCTGGTGGTGTTGGCCAGCGTCCTGTGTCTGAGTCACAGCTACACACTGCGGAGCTCCGTGTCCTGGGTCGTCTCCTCCAACGACGTGGTGGAGGAAGCGGACCTGTCGGAGGAAGAGGTCGCCCCGGCGCTGCTGGTGGACGGAGCCGGGCTGTGGAAGCAGGCTTACCCGGCCTCTAACGTCCTGGGAGACGGCGTGGAGAGCCCCCGGGAGCTGGCCGAGCCGGAGACCGACAATGTGGCGCAGCTGTCCTCCTCTCGGCTGTTCTCATACCGGCTGGAGAAGGTGCAGCAGGCCGGGAGCAGCAGCGGGCCTCCCCCGCACCAAGAGACGGCCAGGACGGCCAGATATATAGCCCACAACAGCGACTGGGGTCATTTGGCCACCATTTCGACTCAGGAAAAG ATCAAAGGTCTTCCCTTCGGGAACATCTTCTCAGTGAGTGATGGACCGGCGGACAACGGCACTGGAGTCGTATATTTTTACGTTACTCCGAAGGACAACACTGTATCCGACCTGAGAAGTAACCCCTTCGCTGCTCTCACATTCTCAGAGGCTGAGGGAGAATTCTGCAG GCAAATGGTGTATGATCCAGAAGATCCAAGATGTGCTCGACTCACTCTAACCGGCAAGATGGTGGATGTGGCCCCAGAGGAGCTCGTGTTTGCAAAGGAGGCAATGTTCTCAAG ACATCCTGTGATGGCAAAGTGGCCAGTGGGGCACAATTGGTTCTTCATGAAGCTGGAGctgatccaggtctggctgcaGGACTGGGTCGGAGGCATATCACTCATTCCCCTGGAGGACTATTTTAAAGCTACACCTTTCTGA